A window from Candidatus Babeliales bacterium encodes these proteins:
- a CDS encoding ATP-binding protein yields the protein MKNFHSIVLINSLLLLYGFGCIQASEDQKAETAECLKKAKAEVYKKYFKEQEDLYQDLVKKGIPGARRLNIDQDLAEAVLATYPRKVKDAIFDIKLNMFCADQKNIMLRGMLETGKTSLAQAIAIKNQIPCLFFNAGDVSDAENLRKIFEFARCEQERLSKPCVIIFDGLEALTRRDIVKNDHGNNTLIEFWERLNNFRNNGMVVIGTIDGTENLPDQITKKTSMVEFPLPNLEDRKATLSYYEDKYNLKYPLESITAFSIAQQTEGCSNRELKNLVERINKLVKSDKTNDIATEINKIKKNPKRKLARAIGTSLGHAFKKYCLDPRSLTAAGLVSTLYIAHRYMAIQEKGQAIQEKGQAIQKETMDQTKAIADRLASGDQIVKQALINMSILGIPVGPIVAGAGYGSKNLCIEGYEGCKKGYKWIGSKIS from the coding sequence TCACAGTATTGTTTTAATCAATTCATTGTTATTGTTGTACGGATTTGGATGCATACAAGCATCAGAAGATCAAAAAGCTGAAACAGCAGAGTGTTTGAAGAAGGCGAAAGCAGAAGTATATAAAAAATACTTTAAAGAGCAGGAAGATCTTTATCAAGATCTCGTAAAAAAAGGTATTCCTGGTGCTCGTCGTTTAAATATAGATCAAGATTTAGCAGAAGCTGTACTTGCAACTTATCCACGGAAGGTAAAGGATGCAATTTTTGATATTAAATTAAATATGTTTTGTGCTGATCAAAAAAATATTATGTTGCGTGGTATGCTTGAAACTGGAAAAACTTCTCTAGCTCAAGCAATTGCAATAAAAAATCAAATTCCATGTTTGTTTTTTAATGCGGGAGATGTTTCAGATGCGGAAAATTTGCGGAAAATATTTGAATTTGCTAGATGCGAACAAGAAAGACTAAGCAAACCATGTGTTATCATATTTGATGGATTAGAGGCGCTGACTAGAAGAGATATTGTCAAAAATGATCATGGAAATAATACTCTTATAGAATTTTGGGAACGATTAAATAATTTTAGAAATAATGGAATGGTTGTTATTGGTACAATCGATGGAACAGAGAATTTGCCTGATCAAATTACCAAAAAAACTTCTATGGTTGAGTTTCCTTTACCAAACCTAGAAGACAGAAAAGCGACTTTATCTTATTATGAAGATAAATACAATCTTAAATATCCACTGGAATCGATTACAGCTTTCAGCATTGCTCAGCAAACAGAAGGTTGTTCTAACAGAGAGCTGAAAAATTTAGTAGAGCGAATAAATAAGTTAGTTAAAAGCGATAAAACTAATGATATTGCTACTGAAATCAATAAGATCAAAAAAAATCCTAAACGAAAATTAGCAAGAGCAATAGGAACGTCGTTGGGCCATGCTTTTAAAAAGTATTGCCTTGATCCTAGGTCTTTGACTGCTGCTGGGTTAGTGTCGACCCTGTATATTGCACATAGATATATGGCTATTCAAGAAAAGGGACAGGCTATTCAAGAAAAGGGACAGGCTATTCAAAAAGAGACAATGGATCAAACTAAAGCAATTGCTGATAGGCTAGCTAGTGGTGACCAGATAGTAAAACAAGCGTTAATTAATATGTCAATTCTAGGAATACCTGTTGGACCAATTGTTGCGGGAGCTGGCTATGGTTCTAAAAATCTTTGTATAGAAGGTTATGAAGGTTGTAAAAAAGGTTATAAATGGATTGGTTCAAAAATTTCCTAA